A genomic region of Catalinimonas niigatensis contains the following coding sequences:
- a CDS encoding DUF3748 domain-containing protein — protein sequence MKFEETQLTSDEKGHCLYNTQCFSPDNQWIVYDTRHHDTLISHTGTIEMVNVATGEMKKIYETSNQTQYGPGVGAATFSPVADQVLFIHGIRNANQERPYSMTRRTGVAVNIAQPLKPIFMDARDVTEPFTAGALRGGTHAHTWSGDGQWISFTYNDEVIEQLDKSKYDIRDMRTVGVMMPAGPVQVEDDSRLENNSGELFSVVAAQVTDQPAWGSDEIDKAYDEGWIGTEGYRKQDLSWQKRAIAFQGDLKDSLGNTHTEIFVLDLPEDPSQARADKKPLEGTATTPPNVPDGVAQRRITFTSKGIIGPRHWLRTTSEGTMIGFLSEDTQGVIQIFGVSLNGGEVKPLTANPFSVQGSFNFSPNSRYLAYPADNSIFITDLETGKSDRITARFTDEDAPVGGVVWSNDGRMLAYNRYVKSNEGRYLQIFLLKDQAK from the coding sequence ATGAAGTTTGAAGAGACCCAACTTACCTCTGACGAAAAGGGACACTGTCTGTACAATACCCAATGTTTTTCTCCGGATAACCAATGGATAGTGTATGATACACGCCATCACGACACCCTCATCAGCCATACCGGGACTATCGAAATGGTCAATGTTGCCACTGGAGAGATGAAAAAAATCTATGAGACATCCAATCAAACCCAGTACGGACCGGGGGTTGGCGCAGCTACTTTTTCGCCGGTCGCTGATCAGGTATTGTTTATCCATGGGATTCGCAATGCAAATCAGGAAAGACCCTACAGCATGACGCGTCGTACGGGAGTAGCTGTAAACATTGCACAGCCTCTCAAACCCATCTTTATGGATGCCAGGGACGTTACGGAGCCTTTTACTGCTGGCGCGCTCAGGGGAGGAACACACGCCCATACCTGGAGCGGAGATGGGCAGTGGATCAGTTTCACCTACAATGATGAGGTGATTGAGCAGTTGGACAAAAGTAAATATGATATTCGGGACATGCGGACCGTAGGTGTCATGATGCCTGCCGGACCAGTACAGGTAGAAGATGACAGTCGTCTGGAAAATAATAGCGGTGAGCTTTTTTCAGTGGTTGCTGCCCAGGTAACTGACCAGCCTGCATGGGGTAGCGATGAAATAGACAAAGCCTATGATGAAGGCTGGATAGGTACTGAGGGTTACCGCAAGCAAGACCTAAGCTGGCAGAAAAGGGCCATTGCTTTTCAGGGAGACCTGAAGGATAGCCTGGGCAATACGCATACGGAAATATTTGTGCTTGACTTGCCTGAAGATCCTAGCCAGGCAAGAGCCGACAAGAAGCCGCTGGAAGGAACCGCTACCACTCCTCCAAATGTACCGGATGGCGTGGCACAGCGTAGAATAACTTTTACCTCAAAAGGGATAATAGGCCCTCGTCACTGGCTGCGTACTACTTCAGAGGGCACTATGATCGGCTTTTTATCTGAAGATACACAGGGTGTAATTCAAATCTTCGGTGTTTCTCTCAACGGGGGAGAGGTCAAACCACTTACCGCAAATCCATTTTCTGTACAGGGATCTTTTAATTTTTCGCCCAACAGTAGATACCTTGCTTATCCGGCTGACAACAGCATTTTCATCACTGATCTGGAAACAGGCAAATCCGACCGAATAACAGCTCGTTTTACCGATGAAGATGCTCCGGTCGGAGGCGTGGTCTGGTCAAATGATGGAAGAATGCTTGCCTACAACCGTTATGTCAAAAGCAATGAGGGCAGGTATCTGCAAATCTTTCTTTTAAAAGATCAAGCAAAGTAA
- a CDS encoding dihydrodipicolinate synthase family protein has translation MKELNKGFVPVMLTPFDSQGVIDYSGLEQLTTFYLEAGASALFANCLSSEMFALTSQERLSITKHIVDVTKGHVPVVASGTFEGSVESQADFVKAIYDTGVQAVIIITNMMAKEDESDVVFSDRVSALLELTGQIPLGFYECPVPYKRIISPELLGQFISTERIIYHKDTSLDIHQVRAKIEAGKGYRFGLYDAYMAHAVESLASGAAGLSCIQGNYFPELIVWLCENYHIPHLKPEIQKLQQFLVDKMEIMHKAYPSVAKYYLQKRGLNISTTTRGKAEGFTAEVKKDIDDFFLDCIRLQEELEIGLVI, from the coding sequence ATGAAAGAACTCAATAAAGGTTTTGTGCCTGTCATGTTAACTCCTTTTGATAGCCAGGGAGTGATTGACTATTCCGGATTAGAACAATTGACCACATTTTATCTGGAAGCCGGTGCAAGCGCTCTGTTTGCCAATTGCCTTTCCAGTGAAATGTTTGCACTCACTTCCCAGGAAAGGCTGTCTATTACAAAACATATTGTGGATGTGACGAAGGGACATGTGCCCGTGGTTGCCTCAGGCACTTTTGAAGGTTCAGTAGAAAGCCAGGCTGATTTTGTCAAAGCAATATATGATACCGGAGTGCAGGCTGTTATCATCATCACCAATATGATGGCCAAAGAGGATGAATCTGATGTGGTTTTTTCTGACAGGGTAAGTGCGTTGTTAGAGCTGACCGGCCAAATTCCTTTAGGATTTTATGAATGCCCTGTTCCCTATAAAAGAATCATTTCTCCAGAACTTCTAGGTCAATTCATAAGTACAGAAAGAATTATCTATCATAAAGATACCAGCCTGGATATCCATCAGGTAAGAGCAAAAATAGAAGCGGGTAAAGGTTACCGCTTTGGATTATACGATGCTTACATGGCCCATGCGGTGGAGTCTCTTGCATCCGGTGCTGCCGGGCTTTCCTGTATACAGGGTAATTATTTTCCCGAACTCATTGTCTGGCTGTGTGAAAATTATCATATCCCTCATCTCAAACCTGAAATACAAAAGCTTCAACAATTCCTAGTTGACAAAATGGAGATCATGCATAAAGCCTATCCGTCCGTGGCCAAATACTATCTGCAAAAAAGGGGATTGAACATTTCTACCACCACCCGTGGAAAGGCAGAGGGATTCACTGCCGAAGTAAAAAAAGACATAGATGATTTCTTTCTGGATTGCATTCGTCTGCAGGAAGAGTTAGAGATAGGCCTGGTCATTTGA
- a CDS encoding c-type cytochrome domain-containing protein, with the protein MEQTTSDLVLFFGRFHPLILHLPIGFLLIAFLLEILSRFKSFASYQPAVGFILFLGAISAIVAAVLGLMLAQGGGYGEELLSLHQWLGIGAALTAVVALILHWQARKQASPKLDKAYISVLSVMIVVLMAAGHYGGSLTHGSDYLTQYMPNPLRTLAGLEPREEKKAVLITNLPEAQLYHDIIYPILDARCVSCHNPEKRKGELEMHTVEALLEGGENGALFEAGNPAESHMMKRILLPEEDEEHMPPDGKSQLTEEQIELLNWWIAEGAPFDKKVAQVKVSEDIQNVLNTLVDPNANKTEVEILLASEVQAAEEQTLSQLQTSGVQVMPLAAQVNWLQVRIPMTASGDSLVQTLSPVAGQLTWLDMGDTQTTDEALAAIPQFTKLTRLHLENTQVTDNGLQHLKDLPYLEYLNLYGTEVSDEGIQQLKDLKNLRKLYLWQTKATKEGVAQLQQALPQLEVNMGIENWGVVEADSSVALND; encoded by the coding sequence ATGGAGCAGACAACCTCAGATTTAGTACTATTTTTTGGCAGGTTTCATCCGCTGATCCTGCATTTACCGATCGGCTTTCTACTGATTGCCTTTCTGCTGGAAATCTTATCCCGCTTCAAAAGCTTTGCAAGCTACCAGCCTGCTGTAGGTTTCATTCTTTTTCTTGGCGCCATATCTGCTATCGTAGCCGCGGTGCTGGGACTGATGCTGGCACAGGGTGGAGGTTATGGTGAAGAACTTTTAAGTCTGCACCAGTGGCTGGGCATAGGCGCTGCACTCACTGCAGTAGTCGCACTGATCCTCCACTGGCAAGCCCGTAAGCAAGCTTCTCCTAAATTAGATAAAGCTTATATCTCAGTACTGTCAGTGATGATCGTCGTACTCATGGCTGCCGGCCACTATGGTGGTTCTCTTACCCATGGCTCCGACTACCTGACACAGTACATGCCCAATCCTTTGCGCACGCTGGCTGGATTAGAACCCCGGGAAGAAAAGAAAGCAGTCCTGATTACCAACCTGCCGGAAGCCCAGCTTTATCATGATATTATTTATCCTATCCTGGATGCCCGCTGTGTCTCCTGCCATAATCCCGAAAAACGTAAGGGAGAGCTGGAGATGCATACCGTGGAGGCGCTGCTGGAAGGAGGGGAAAACGGAGCTTTGTTTGAAGCCGGGAATCCTGCTGAAAGCCATATGATGAAGCGCATCCTGCTTCCTGAAGAAGATGAGGAGCATATGCCTCCTGATGGCAAAAGTCAGCTTACCGAGGAGCAAATAGAATTGCTCAACTGGTGGATTGCAGAAGGAGCGCCTTTTGATAAGAAAGTAGCCCAGGTCAAAGTCAGTGAAGACATCCAAAATGTGCTCAATACCCTGGTAGATCCCAATGCCAACAAAACTGAAGTTGAAATATTGCTGGCCTCTGAAGTGCAGGCGGCTGAAGAACAAACTCTTTCTCAACTACAGACAAGCGGCGTACAAGTGATGCCGCTGGCAGCCCAGGTCAACTGGTTGCAGGTACGCATACCCATGACCGCTTCAGGGGACTCGCTGGTACAAACCTTAAGTCCGGTGGCCGGTCAGTTGACCTGGTTAGATATGGGTGACACCCAAACCACGGATGAGGCACTAGCTGCCATCCCACAATTTACCAAACTCACCCGCCTGCATCTGGAAAACACACAGGTGACAGACAATGGATTACAACACCTCAAAGATTTACCTTATCTGGAATACCTTAACCTCTATGGTACAGAAGTAAGTGATGAGGGGATACAGCAGTTGAAGGACTTGAAAAACCTGCGCAAGCTCTATCTATGGCAGACCAAAGCTACCAAAGAAGGTGTAGCCCAACTACAGCAGGCTTTACCTCAGCTAGAAGTCAATATGGGCATAGAAAACTGGGGAGTAGTGGAAGCAGACAGTTCTGTAGCATTGAATGACTAA
- a CDS encoding DUF1501 domain-containing protein gives MSDYCHQDIVSRRDFLTKSTLGLGGIALSSLLSPGKLLAGTGSSANGGTLDPLHYAPKAKRVIYLFQSGGPSQMELFDYKPLLNKKTGEELPASVRGEQRLTGMTSNQKSFPLAGSVYNFQQHGQSGAWVSELMPYTAQVADELCFVKSMYTEAINHDPAITFFQTGSQQNGRPSIGSWASWGLGSDNKNLPSFCVLLSRGREGGQPLYAKLWGSGFLPSLHQGVQFRSGKDPVLYLNDPPGLKKNSRRRMLDYLKELHSIQYEKVKDPEISTRIAQYEMAYRMQTSVPETMDISKEPDYIYDMYGPESRIPGTFSANCLLARRLIERDVKFVQLYHQGWDQHGNLPKDIKIQAKSTDQASAALVKDLKQRGLLEDTLVIWGGEFGRTNYSQGRLTKENYGRDHHPRCFTMWMAGGGIKKGLTYGETCEFGYNIAKDPVHVHDFQATLLHLMGVDHEKLTFKHQGRRFRLTDVAGKVVNDIIA, from the coding sequence ATGAGTGATTATTGTCATCAGGACATTGTTTCAAGAAGAGATTTCCTTACCAAGTCAACTTTAGGCCTAGGTGGTATAGCGTTGAGTTCATTGCTTAGTCCGGGTAAATTACTGGCAGGGACCGGAAGTTCAGCAAATGGAGGTACATTAGATCCATTGCATTATGCTCCAAAAGCTAAGAGAGTGATTTATTTGTTTCAAAGTGGAGGTCCTTCGCAGATGGAACTATTTGATTATAAACCTCTGCTCAACAAAAAAACGGGAGAAGAACTACCGGCTTCTGTTCGCGGAGAACAGCGCTTGACCGGAATGACCTCCAATCAAAAATCCTTTCCCTTGGCAGGTTCTGTATATAATTTTCAGCAGCATGGTCAAAGTGGAGCCTGGGTAAGTGAGCTGATGCCTTACACAGCTCAGGTGGCCGATGAACTCTGTTTTGTGAAATCCATGTATACGGAGGCCATCAATCATGACCCTGCCATCACCTTTTTCCAGACCGGGTCGCAACAAAACGGCCGTCCTTCTATAGGGTCATGGGCAAGCTGGGGCTTGGGTAGTGATAATAAAAACCTGCCTTCATTCTGCGTTCTTCTTTCCAGAGGAAGAGAGGGTGGACAACCGCTTTACGCTAAATTGTGGGGAAGTGGATTCTTACCCTCTTTGCATCAAGGTGTACAGTTCCGTTCCGGCAAAGATCCTGTTTTGTATCTTAATGATCCCCCAGGATTAAAGAAAAACAGTAGGCGACGTATGCTGGATTATCTTAAAGAACTACACAGTATTCAATATGAAAAGGTAAAAGATCCTGAGATCTCCACCCGTATTGCTCAATATGAAATGGCCTATCGCATGCAGACCTCTGTGCCGGAGACTATGGACATATCTAAAGAACCAGATTATATCTACGATATGTATGGCCCGGAATCCCGTATACCCGGTACTTTTTCCGCCAACTGTTTACTTGCCAGAAGATTGATAGAAAGAGATGTCAAATTTGTACAACTTTATCATCAGGGTTGGGATCAGCATGGGAATTTACCCAAGGATATTAAAATTCAGGCTAAAAGTACAGATCAGGCTTCTGCCGCTCTGGTAAAAGACCTGAAACAAAGAGGTTTGCTGGAGGATACCCTAGTGATCTGGGGAGGAGAGTTTGGCAGAACAAATTATTCACAAGGAAGACTCACTAAAGAAAATTATGGTAGAGATCATCATCCCCGCTGCTTTACGATGTGGATGGCAGGAGGGGGAATCAAAAAAGGATTAACCTATGGCGAAACCTGTGAATTTGGTTATAATATCGCTAAGGATCCTGTCCATGTCCATGATTTTCAGGCTACCCTGCTGCATCTAATGGGAGTAGACCATGAAAAGTTAACTTTCAAGCATCAGGGGCGTCGCTTTCGCCTCACTGATGTTGCAGGAAAAGTGGTTAATGATATCATAGCATAA
- a CDS encoding DUF1553 domain-containing protein → MNLFFSRHALLFTFTLFFLALFTQCGPENVDFSEEVEAQLPEKVDFNYHIKPILSDRCFTCHGPDENKREAGLRLDIEENALAALGDEQDHFAIVPGDPHESTLFDRISSKDPEVMMPPPESNLELSEQEVALLTRWIEQGAVYKPHWSFIKPEKPGLPKMQDSDWVKNEIDHFALAKMQEKGLSPSEKASKETLVRRVTFDLTGLPPTLEEIDDFLKDDSPEAYENLVDRLLSSPHYGERMASEWLDVARYADSHGYQDDGMRNMWPWRDWVIESFNENMPYDQFIVWQLAGDLLPDATKEQKLATGFNRNHLQSQEGGIVSEEYRVEYVADRTNTLGKAFLALSTECARCHDHKYDPISQKEYFELFAFFNSNNETGQIPYMGEASPTVILTDEEAEKQLTFLHEKMDAYEEKIAPKQEKYQKEFEQWLTKVKQSPEAYTVSLNNQVGHYPLDNPANNKFTNLADRGKPADMIVNQQDKSPEIVGGKFNKALKLVGDSYVDLGKEIGYFERNQPFSISIWIKVLKDNLEGPVFSKSGGLFNGNRGYDLMLQKDGTLSATLNHTWPANAIEIHTEDKIPVNAWSHLTMVYDGSSKAKGLQVYLNGKLMPAKIITDHLKRSILSYGKDKKTWIEYGNLRIGKRFEETLDGALVDEFQVFNKKLSAIDVATLYGESNALLASLESENHEELLEYYLLNFNQDYRHDLKKLTEIRGDENEILSAQPEVMVMQEMHEPRSTFILDRGSYDAPTEEVQPNTPSAVMDLPEGLPKNRLGLAKWLIHEDNPLTTRVAVNRYWQMIFGNGIVKTSNDFGNQGELPTHPELLDWLAIHFRESGWDVKALLKMMVMSSTYQQSSVATEEKLEKNPNNVWLAQGPSYRMPAEMIRDNVLAASGLLEEKIGGHSVKPYQPAGLWKELATRNATVYVQDSGQNLYRRGLYTIWKRSSPPPSMVSFDASDKYLCVIKRQKTSTPLQSLVLLNDPQYVEASRLLAERMMKEGGKATEKQIAYGFEALTSRTPDQRELQLLTNLYQEELEVFKSDPVSADSLLQVGEYPRDQQLAKSELAALTVVANTLVNYDEAIFKR, encoded by the coding sequence ATGAATTTATTTTTTTCCAGACATGCGCTATTATTCACTTTTACACTTTTCTTTTTGGCACTATTCACTCAGTGTGGACCAGAAAATGTAGATTTTTCCGAAGAAGTAGAAGCACAATTACCTGAAAAGGTAGATTTTAATTACCACATCAAACCTATCCTGTCTGATCGTTGCTTTACCTGTCACGGTCCTGACGAAAATAAAAGAGAGGCAGGGCTTCGGTTGGATATAGAGGAAAACGCGCTGGCCGCTTTAGGCGATGAGCAGGATCATTTTGCTATCGTACCGGGTGATCCTCACGAAAGTACACTTTTTGATCGCATCAGCTCCAAAGATCCCGAAGTCATGATGCCACCGCCTGAGTCTAACCTTGAGCTTTCCGAACAGGAAGTAGCTTTATTAACCCGTTGGATAGAGCAGGGGGCAGTGTACAAACCGCATTGGTCCTTCATCAAACCCGAAAAACCAGGATTGCCTAAGATGCAGGATTCAGATTGGGTAAAAAATGAGATTGATCATTTTGCCTTGGCTAAAATGCAGGAGAAAGGACTGTCTCCTTCAGAGAAAGCCAGTAAAGAAACACTGGTTCGGAGAGTCACTTTTGATCTGACTGGCTTACCGCCTACCCTTGAAGAAATTGATGATTTTCTGAAAGACGATTCTCCTGAAGCCTATGAAAACCTAGTGGATCGTCTACTCAGCTCTCCTCACTACGGTGAACGTATGGCCTCAGAGTGGCTGGATGTCGCTCGCTATGCGGATAGTCATGGCTATCAAGATGATGGTATGCGAAACATGTGGCCCTGGAGAGATTGGGTCATTGAATCTTTCAATGAAAATATGCCTTATGATCAGTTTATTGTATGGCAGCTGGCCGGTGATTTACTGCCCGATGCAACTAAAGAACAAAAACTGGCAACTGGCTTTAACAGGAATCATCTGCAAAGTCAGGAGGGTGGGATTGTATCAGAAGAATACCGCGTGGAGTATGTGGCAGATCGAACCAATACACTGGGTAAAGCTTTTCTGGCTTTGAGTACCGAATGTGCCCGCTGCCATGACCATAAGTACGATCCTATCTCCCAGAAAGAATATTTTGAGTTATTTGCGTTTTTTAACAGTAATAATGAAACAGGACAAATTCCCTATATGGGAGAGGCAAGTCCTACTGTGATTCTTACGGACGAAGAGGCTGAAAAGCAGCTGACTTTTCTTCATGAGAAGATGGATGCTTATGAAGAAAAGATAGCTCCAAAACAAGAAAAGTATCAGAAAGAGTTTGAGCAATGGTTAACGAAAGTGAAACAATCTCCCGAGGCGTACACTGTGTCTCTTAACAATCAGGTAGGTCATTATCCACTGGATAATCCTGCAAATAACAAATTTACCAATCTGGCAGACCGAGGGAAACCTGCTGATATGATAGTGAATCAACAGGATAAATCGCCCGAAATTGTAGGGGGTAAATTCAACAAAGCCCTCAAACTGGTAGGAGATAGCTATGTAGACCTGGGTAAAGAAATTGGTTACTTTGAAAGAAACCAACCTTTCTCAATCAGTATCTGGATCAAGGTGCTGAAAGACAATCTTGAGGGGCCTGTCTTTTCCAAATCCGGTGGACTGTTTAATGGTAATCGTGGATATGACCTGATGTTGCAAAAGGATGGGACACTGTCAGCTACGCTGAATCATACCTGGCCTGCAAATGCGATAGAGATTCATACCGAAGACAAAATCCCTGTCAATGCGTGGAGTCATCTGACTATGGTGTATGATGGATCAAGCAAGGCGAAAGGGTTACAAGTTTATCTGAATGGGAAATTGATGCCTGCAAAAATCATCACAGACCATCTTAAACGTAGTATTCTAAGCTATGGAAAAGACAAAAAGACATGGATAGAATATGGTAACCTAAGAATAGGAAAACGCTTTGAAGAAACGCTGGATGGTGCGTTGGTAGATGAGTTTCAAGTCTTTAACAAGAAGTTATCGGCCATAGATGTAGCTACCCTATATGGTGAATCCAATGCACTATTGGCGAGTTTGGAATCGGAAAATCATGAAGAACTATTAGAATACTACCTGTTGAATTTCAACCAGGATTACCGTCATGATCTGAAAAAATTAACGGAAATCAGAGGGGATGAGAACGAGATATTAAGCGCCCAACCGGAAGTGATGGTGATGCAGGAGATGCATGAGCCTCGTTCTACTTTTATTTTGGATAGAGGTTCCTACGATGCTCCCACTGAAGAAGTACAGCCTAATACCCCATCAGCGGTTATGGATCTTCCCGAGGGTTTGCCAAAAAACAGATTAGGTCTGGCAAAATGGCTCATCCATGAGGATAATCCACTCACTACAAGAGTAGCTGTCAACCGCTACTGGCAAATGATTTTTGGAAATGGAATTGTCAAAACTTCCAATGATTTCGGTAATCAGGGAGAGTTGCCGACTCACCCCGAGCTACTGGATTGGCTGGCGATACATTTTCGGGAATCAGGTTGGGATGTAAAAGCCCTGCTCAAAATGATGGTCATGTCCTCCACTTATCAGCAATCTTCTGTAGCCACTGAAGAGAAATTGGAAAAGAATCCAAATAATGTTTGGTTAGCACAGGGGCCCAGCTATCGTATGCCTGCTGAAATGATACGGGATAACGTACTGGCAGCCAGCGGTCTTCTGGAAGAAAAAATTGGAGGACACAGTGTCAAGCCCTATCAGCCTGCTGGTTTATGGAAGGAACTGGCTACTCGCAATGCTACCGTTTACGTACAGGATTCCGGTCAGAATTTATATCGTCGGGGCTTGTACACCATCTGGAAAAGAAGCTCACCTCCACCCTCCATGGTTAGCTTTGATGCTTCTGATAAATACCTTTGTGTGATCAAAAGGCAAAAAACCAGTACGCCTTTACAGTCATTAGTTCTGTTAAATGATCCTCAGTATGTAGAAGCATCCCGTCTGCTGGCCGAACGCATGATGAAAGAAGGAGGTAAGGCAACCGAAAAGCAGATTGCCTATGGTTTTGAAGCACTGACTAGCCGTACCCCTGATCAGCGTGAGCTACAGTTGCTGACGAATCTGTACCAGGAAGAACTGGAAGTTTTCAAAAGTGATCCTGTGAGTGCGGATAGTCTTTTGCAGGTGGGCGAATATCCCAGAGACCAGCAGCTGGCCAAATCAGAGCTGGCAGCGCTTACGGTAGTCGCCAATACCTTGGTAAACTACGACGAGGCCATTTTTAAGAGATAG
- a CDS encoding RagB/SusD family nutrient uptake outer membrane protein, with translation MKKIMYIISVSLVVILTTNACNEDFLEKQPQGQFSPATMKTLEGVEGLLTGAYALLDGIGTNGVTDWHAPASNWIFGSVVSDDAYKGSDAGDQPEQTFMERYVWLPTNTHIYSKWRALYDGIARANDVLKTLAEVEEINEERRAQIEAEARFLRGHYHFEAKKMWNNISFISHDLWNPDDPSSVLMPNTEDVWPYIETDFEYAMDILPDNQSDLARPTRYSAMAYLAKTHMFQAFPNGQTDPAHIQSAKQLLDEIIASGEYRLVEQFHDNFAAETRNNDESIFEIQYSLTASDGSGGNLGDGLTYMYPNGPGGCCGFFQPSQNLVNAYKTDENGLPLIESFNEVDIKNDEGVFSSEPFEPYEGRLDSRLDWTVGRRGIPYLDWGVHPGRFWIRDQSYAGPYSSKKQIVSQAESGISGNDRLSANNYRLIRYSNVLLWAAECEVELGNLEQARAYVNIIRERAANPDGFVKNEDGTPAANYVVGLYTQPWSDQALAREAVRFETRLEFAMEGHRFFDLVRWGIAEPVLNEYLEKERQLRTYLSGATFENKHRFYPIPEQAIVYSSKNGEPTLKQNEGY, from the coding sequence ATGAAAAAAATAATGTATATCATATCCGTTTCTTTAGTAGTTATATTGACAACAAACGCTTGTAACGAAGACTTTCTGGAAAAACAGCCGCAGGGCCAATTTAGCCCTGCTACCATGAAAACATTAGAAGGAGTAGAAGGGCTTCTCACAGGAGCCTACGCCCTATTGGATGGCATTGGTACAAATGGAGTTACAGACTGGCATGCACCGGCATCAAACTGGATATTTGGCAGTGTGGTTTCTGATGATGCTTACAAAGGCTCTGATGCAGGAGACCAGCCAGAGCAAACTTTTATGGAACGTTATGTCTGGTTGCCTACCAATACCCATATCTATAGCAAGTGGAGAGCCTTGTATGATGGAATAGCCCGTGCCAACGATGTTTTGAAAACGCTGGCCGAGGTAGAAGAAATCAATGAAGAGAGAAGGGCACAGATTGAAGCTGAAGCCAGATTCCTGCGAGGACATTATCATTTTGAAGCCAAAAAAATGTGGAATAATATTTCCTTTATCAGCCATGATCTCTGGAATCCCGATGACCCTTCGAGTGTTCTTATGCCCAACACAGAAGATGTTTGGCCCTATATTGAGACAGATTTTGAGTATGCTATGGATATTTTGCCTGATAATCAGAGTGATCTTGCCAGACCTACCCGTTATTCAGCCATGGCTTACTTGGCTAAAACCCATATGTTTCAGGCATTTCCTAATGGACAAACCGACCCTGCACATATACAATCAGCTAAACAACTACTGGACGAAATCATCGCCAGTGGCGAGTATAGGTTGGTAGAACAGTTTCATGACAACTTTGCGGCTGAAACCCGTAACAATGATGAGTCGATATTTGAAATTCAGTATTCTCTGACAGCTTCAGATGGTAGTGGGGGGAATCTCGGAGATGGGTTAACCTATATGTATCCCAATGGACCAGGAGGCTGTTGTGGCTTCTTTCAGCCTTCTCAAAATCTGGTGAATGCTTATAAAACGGACGAGAATGGGTTGCCTTTGATAGAATCATTTAATGAAGTTGATATCAAAAATGATGAAGGAGTTTTCTCTTCAGAGCCATTCGAGCCATACGAAGGCCGCTTGGATTCCCGTCTGGATTGGACTGTAGGGCGCCGAGGTATTCCCTATCTGGACTGGGGAGTTCATCCGGGACGTTTTTGGATACGTGACCAATCTTATGCAGGACCGTATTCGTCAAAAAAACAAATCGTCAGTCAGGCCGAATCCGGAATTTCAGGCAATGATAGGCTAAGTGCTAACAATTACAGACTAATACGTTATAGCAATGTACTGCTCTGGGCAGCTGAATGCGAGGTGGAATTGGGTAACCTGGAGCAGGCCAGAGCCTATGTGAACATAATCAGAGAGAGAGCAGCGAATCCGGATGGATTTGTTAAAAATGAGGATGGAACCCCTGCTGCCAACTATGTAGTCGGACTATATACTCAACCGTGGTCAGATCAGGCGCTTGCACGGGAAGCGGTCCGTTTTGAGACCAGACTAGAATTTGCTATGGAAGGTCATCGCTTCTTTGATCTGGTTCGCTGGGGCATTGCAGAGCCTGTATTGAATGAATACCTTGAAAAGGAAAGGCAATTGAGAACATACCTTAGTGGGGCTACCTTTGAAAATAAACATCGGTTTTATCCTATTCCTGAACAAGCTATTGTCTATAGCTCAAAGAATGGAGAACCCACTTTAAAACAAAATGAGGGCTATTAA